In Glycine max cultivar Williams 82 chromosome 15, Glycine_max_v4.0, whole genome shotgun sequence, the DNA window CTATTGGCACTAACACATGTGGGTGCATTTTACccatattccaaaaaaaaaaattgtgattgtatttctattgtgtatttttttcaccCTCAATTGTACAATGGAAACACAATtttattgtgtaattttttattacccCTAGATAACACAACGAATTCATGAtttcattttgtaattttactctCATCCCAATTATACAacataatcatgattttgttgtgttatttatcCAATAATACAATGAAAGTAAAATTTCGTTGTGTTCTAGATTAAAAATCAATGAAATCGTACTTCTATTGTgtataaaatgaagaaaaaaaatgcaagaagaAGGGGAAAGGGTGATGAGAAGAATggggaaagagagaaggggaagGGGTGGAGAAAATATGCAGAGGAACATTTTTGTCTACTCCcactatttttcaaaaaatggatAGCAATTGTGGTTGTGAGAATATGAATTCTCTAACAAAATTTTCAGGATCATGAGGGATTAGGGAATGCCAAACATTCAAATATGACTTTTGCTATTTACAATTCCCCTATTTGCCAAGTatacttctcttttcttttgttttaaatttttattatcataaatacTCATTATACCAAAACAAccctttatataaaaaatgtacaaaaacTTATTCTCTATACCTCATCTTCATTGTTTTCCAAACCCTTATCTATTCTtccctttttcctttctttgtttatgaaaagtattaaaattttattttaatttggtttcaTTACACTCTATATTCAATTAAGGAAAATACCCTAATCTTGATATTTGTCTTTAGAGACAAAATCAATGTTtgtgatatattaaaaataaattatattacaacCAATCAAAACTAATGAATTGAAACTAACATTAATATATACTAGTACATTGCAATTGGGATGATGTAATATGCAGCGTCAGGATGATGAAAGCGTCACTTGGAAATTAAGAGGAAATGGGTGCACTTGAGTATAATGTGATCATAAAAGTGGTCCAAAGATGAGCCGAGAGATTAAGACGGGGTCCATATATGAACTTTCGAGTCAGCCACGCCACATGAATCTCTGCCATAACCTTCTGACaacaaattgttttcttttcaattcaattttagCTCTTTTCCAGTAACAATGACTAACGAACAAATACAAATCCATAATAGTTATAATGAGTACTCCTCGCGGCCATAGAAAACTTCTGCGTACAAAACAACAATAGCAATAAATGTGCGTGCATGTTCCAAATACTATATGCATACCCTGAATAAGAAATGTCAAGAAATAGATCACCTTCCGACGTCTAAATTAATGAAAaccagaaagaaaaagaatgacaTTTAAATGTCACGTATAAATTATCTCTTGCTTCAAAGTAGTTGATTTTACTTCTACACATGCATATAGGTATTACTTCAAATTAATCTCGCCTTCATGAATATTTTATGCATCCAATCGTTGCATGGTTTGATGTAACTTTATAAagcgataatatttttttaggttgACAATCgtgttatttatttgtttcttcttttttttcataaatcacCTGCACATTtcttaatttatacaaatttagATTTAAACCTAATATTCACTTCTATTAATCCTTCATTTTGTTTTAGTGTTGACAATACACATTTTAACATACTTTCTTTAATACACTctattattcattaaaatttatttaaaaattataaaattaaaatcataagtgAGACGACTCATTAAATTTGAAGTGAAATTAAAAcccattatttaattttatgattttgaataaatttcaatcaataatataacgtgtatttaaaaaatatattaaagagttTGCTACCATTTCTCTTCATATGATAGAGCTATGCacctttgttttctttcatttaacCATCATGAAGTCTTTGAGCGCTCTTCTTCTTCTATGAAGTTCATCCGAAGAAACGAATGCTATAGCTTATTTATTACACGAGAATTAATGTGTCCATGTCGTCAGTAACAAATTAAGATGGTTAATTAGTTCCACGAATATTTGAAGCATTAAttaatagaatgaaaaaaagaattttctagatggagaaggaagggaaaaaattgatattacaattttaaaaactgaatttaaaatagttatcaGCAACTATCACTAATCATGTgaacaaaataagaaagaatTCCAGCTCCCCCCCAACGCATATTTAGAAGAACCAAACAATTAATAATGTTTTGACAAagcttaaaaaataagttattctAAGTAGATCAGAGAGAGTGCATAACTAATTTAACAAACTAAGGGTAAATTAGAATTGAATATGAGGCATAGCATCGTGAGCAATCAACCTTTTAATTCATTGGCACAGATTGACTGCTCAcgatgttatatatattatatcaaaTAGTCTTCCTCTGAAAAAGATATATCGTTGCTATTAATTGGCTACATGTTAAAATCCTCTGCCGTATGCGGGCGCCCAGTAATAGCTTCCAACATGCATATTCTGGGTACAAGACACCGGGACCAAGCACAACCCTCTACTCTTCAAATCCTTAGCTTTATGATCTTCCGCATCCTGATTAATCAATACTAATTAAGAATCATGCAATGTTTGATACAGTTAATTTCTAGagtttaataatcattaatgCATGCACATACGGTAAGTGTAAAAGCTTTTCACACTCTTAACCAATCAtcagatattaattttaaaaattattattatatataattatctgtgtgattaaataatattataaaattattttataatgtgaTAAACTATTACTTTATCTAATTTCTTTAACCATTTTAATTTTGCCCACTATGATAGTAGTACAACTGATTGTAATTATGACAACTTACGTGATCAGAATATGATGCGTACGCCTTGAATATTCAAAACAACAAAGAgtcaaatgaagaaaaatactaaactCATCGAGTACCACAGCTTCGtataaattaaaaggaaagaatgcatATGTACCTGGTTCGGAGCTCCCTTTCTTTTCAGGCCAATATTATTGTCATTCAACAGCTAGATATgggaataaaaaaagagaagtatTAGTTAGTAATTTCACTTCTCTCACAGGtctgaacctttctttgacttcAAACAAGCAATTCAGCCTTATCTCATGCGTTAAAGTATATATGTTATAAAAAGCTGAGGAATCTTCTTGTTTCAACTTTCAGTGGCTTTTCTTTTAGCggattaaatatttcaataattgCTAATAAGGGCTCATAAATTGATTCTAATGAATTTATGGATCCAATAAAGCATACCTGACCGGGGTCCTCTGGAACAGAATTTCTTTCTCCATGTACctgttgtttgaaaaaaaaaaaatttaaggaagAAACATTccctttaattatataatattctaGTACATACAatacaacaatatatatatatatatatatatatatatatatatatatatatatatatatatgtcagtTTTGTCCTGCTCAAACTAGTGTGTCAAGTCTTTGTAGAGAGTGAGAGACTTTGGGAAATGGGTACTTACAGACTGTTGATTCCTCATGTTTTTTGATGCACTGCCCAAGTAAGGAGAGCTGAGTGCCTGCATCCATTCAAGGAggagaaaaaggaataaaattttataactccCATAACTGAAGAATGTTTTTGGAGAAAAGCATCATCAATAAATATTGGTCAAACTTTAAGTGCATGCTTTCACTGACTCTGAATAGCTTAGTATAAATAATGTGTGAGAAACATCACCTCAATTTGGCCCTGTAGGAACCTTATATATCCTATGGCTTCTAACAGGACAGAAGCTGTGTCAGTCTGCAAAAGTGAAGCACATCACAAAATGAAGGGTCATGTTAAGTTCTCTTTTCTTCAATGTTAAAAGTGATGAAGTTCCAATCAATggcaaaagataattaaagaggTACACAGAAGTTGGATCTTGGAAGGATTGAAAAGAGCTATTCATGAGGGACTTTTAAAACCAAACACAAAGGCACTTGTAATGGTTTCTCTTCTCTTATGGTTGTGTATGGTTTGTTTATTATAATAACTGATCAGTTAAAGTATAGTTGATTACCTTTCCAAACGGGGAAACTAGTTGGTGAAGGGTTGTTATTCTATCACCTAGCTTCTCCTTCCGCACCTGATTCACAATATTCATACATGGAAATCATTAATTACATGAATTTCTTGTATATATATGCTTTTCTCTCTTCCAACAAGTATTTGCCAGCAGAAAGAATATTAGTCTCAAACACAGACAATCAAGAACGACAACACTCACATATATACAAGTTCCTTCATCAAATGAGAAAGAAATagtagaaaagaaagaaggggaGAGGGAGTCACCTTGAGAGGTGCTTGGCTTGAAGATGGCTGAACCCTAGCCTTTTTACAAACTCCAACAGTGGCTGTGCTATTACACTAGAGCATAAGAAAGAGACGTTAATCAATTTGAATAACATGTCAGGATATTTATACTATCAGTAGCAAGTTTGgatgagaaaataagaaagaattaATAAGAGACTCTAACTCTTTTTTCTGAATTAATTACCTTGGATATTTGGTCTTGTTGTAGATTTCTCCTATGATCTGACTTGTTATAAGTGAAATCCAATATA includes these proteins:
- the LOC100783401 gene encoding transcription factor bHLH68 codes for the protein MMVDNPNWWSMHQQPSLIPPQYVFPPSSIPFNSLTENQEPPQSWSQLFFTGLPGEEEKLGPKKLENWNVQDLNTASRVPFLDVIRQQVSQRGNLYDHGPSWSHMVPVSSPVSCVTSFSSNNILDFTYNKSDHRRNLQQDQISKCNSTATVGVCKKARVQPSSSQAPLKVRKEKLGDRITTLHQLVSPFGKTDTASVLLEAIGYIRFLQGQIEALSSPYLGSASKNMRNQQSVHGERNSVPEDPGQLLNDNNIGLKRKGAPNQDAEDHKAKDLKSRGLCLVPVSCTQNMHVGSYYWAPAYGRGF